One segment of Leptodactylus fuscus isolate aLepFus1 chromosome 7, aLepFus1.hap2, whole genome shotgun sequence DNA contains the following:
- the ANP32E gene encoding acidic leucine-rich nuclear phosphoprotein 32 family member E isoform X1, producing the protein MEMKKRITLELRNRSPAEVTELVLDNCRSSDGEIEGLSDNFKELEFLSMANVELSSLAKLPQLTKLRKLELSDNSISGGLEVLAERCPNITYLNLSGNKIKDLSTVEALTNLKNLKSLDLFNCEITNLEDYRDNIFRKLPQIIYLDGFDQEDNEAPDSEEEDDEECEEYEYPEDEDDEAGPPGEYEEEDEEEGESDLGEEEEEVGLSYLMKEEIHDEEDDDDYVEDGGEGEEEEEDDEGKMGKRKDLSDLTNFDKGQIVMAMRLGESISKTAGLVGCSRYAVVSTYQSWSEEGQLGNQRPLIEEEAVERGEKRKREAEDEGDEDED; encoded by the exons GTGACAGAGTTGGTTTTAGACAATTGCCGGTCAAGCGATGGCGAGATCGAGGGCTTAAGCGATAACTTCAAAGAGCTGGAATTCCTCAGTATGGCTAATGTAGAACTCTCTTCCCTGGCAAAACTCCCACAATTGACAAAACTCCGAAAA TTGGAACTGAGTGATAACAGTATCTCCGGAGGGCTTGAAGTATTAGCGGAAAGGTGTCCTAATATCACTTACCTGAATCTGAGCGGTAACAAGATTAAGGATCTGAGCACCGTGGAAGCCCTA ACAAACTTAAAAAATCTGAAGAGTCTGGACCTCTTCAACTGTGAGATTACCAATCTAGAAGATTACAGAGACAACATATTCCGGAAACTTCCTCAGATCATTTATCTAGATGGATTTGATCAGGAAGATAATGAAGCACCTGACTCCgaagaggaggatgatgaag AGTGTGAGGAATATGAGTATCCCGAAGATGAAGATGATGAAGCTGGGCCTCCTGGAGAatatgaagaggaagatgaagaggAGGGCGAGTCTGATTtaggagaggaagaggaagaagtagGGCTGTCGTACTTGATGAAAGAAGAAATCCAT GATGAGGAGGACGATGATGATTATGTGGAAGATGGTggtgaaggggaggaggaagaggaagatgatGAAG gaaaaatgggCAAGCGTAAGGATCTGAGCGACTTGACCAACTTTGACAAGGGCCAAATTGTGATGGCTATGCGACTGGGTGAAAGCATCTCCAAAACGGCAGGTCTTGTGGGGTGTTCCCGGTATGCAGTGGTTAGTACCTACCAAAGCTGGTCCGAGGAAGGACAACTGGGGAACCAGCGGCCGCTGATCG AGGAGGAAGCCGTCGAACGGGGAGAGAAAAGAAAACGAGAGGCAGAAGACGAAGGGGATGAAGACGAGGATTGA
- the ANP32E gene encoding acidic leucine-rich nuclear phosphoprotein 32 family member E isoform X3, producing the protein MEMKKRITLELRNRSPAEVTELVLDNCRSSDGEIEGLSDNFKELEFLSMANVELSSLAKLPQLTKLRKLELSDNSISGGLEVLAERCPNITYLNLSGNKIKDLSTVEALTNLKNLKSLDLFNCEITNLEDYRDNIFRKLPQIIYLDGFDQEDNEAPDSEEEDDEECEEYEYPEDEDDEAGPPGEYEEEDEEEGESDLGEEEEEVGLSYLMKEEIHDEEDDDDYVEDGGEGEEEEEDDEEEEAVERGEKRKREAEDEGDEDED; encoded by the exons GTGACAGAGTTGGTTTTAGACAATTGCCGGTCAAGCGATGGCGAGATCGAGGGCTTAAGCGATAACTTCAAAGAGCTGGAATTCCTCAGTATGGCTAATGTAGAACTCTCTTCCCTGGCAAAACTCCCACAATTGACAAAACTCCGAAAA TTGGAACTGAGTGATAACAGTATCTCCGGAGGGCTTGAAGTATTAGCGGAAAGGTGTCCTAATATCACTTACCTGAATCTGAGCGGTAACAAGATTAAGGATCTGAGCACCGTGGAAGCCCTA ACAAACTTAAAAAATCTGAAGAGTCTGGACCTCTTCAACTGTGAGATTACCAATCTAGAAGATTACAGAGACAACATATTCCGGAAACTTCCTCAGATCATTTATCTAGATGGATTTGATCAGGAAGATAATGAAGCACCTGACTCCgaagaggaggatgatgaag AGTGTGAGGAATATGAGTATCCCGAAGATGAAGATGATGAAGCTGGGCCTCCTGGAGAatatgaagaggaagatgaagaggAGGGCGAGTCTGATTtaggagaggaagaggaagaagtagGGCTGTCGTACTTGATGAAAGAAGAAATCCAT GATGAGGAGGACGATGATGATTATGTGGAAGATGGTggtgaaggggaggaggaagaggaagatgatGAAG AGGAGGAAGCCGTCGAACGGGGAGAGAAAAGAAAACGAGAGGCAGAAGACGAAGGGGATGAAGACGAGGATTGA
- the ANP32E gene encoding acidic leucine-rich nuclear phosphoprotein 32 family member E isoform X2 produces MEMKKRITLELRNRSPAEVTELVLDNCRSSDGEIEGLSDNFKELEFLSMANVELSSLAKLPQLTKLRKLELSDNSISGGLEVLAERCPNITYLNLSGNKIKDLSTVEALTNLKNLKSLDLFNCEITNLEDYRDNIFRKLPQIIYLDGFDQEDNEAPDSEEEDDEECEEYEYPEDEDDEAGPPGEYEEEDEEEGESDLGEEEEEVGLSYLMKEEIHDEEDDDDYVEDGGEGEEEEEDDEEEEEAVERGEKRKREAEDEGDEDED; encoded by the exons GTGACAGAGTTGGTTTTAGACAATTGCCGGTCAAGCGATGGCGAGATCGAGGGCTTAAGCGATAACTTCAAAGAGCTGGAATTCCTCAGTATGGCTAATGTAGAACTCTCTTCCCTGGCAAAACTCCCACAATTGACAAAACTCCGAAAA TTGGAACTGAGTGATAACAGTATCTCCGGAGGGCTTGAAGTATTAGCGGAAAGGTGTCCTAATATCACTTACCTGAATCTGAGCGGTAACAAGATTAAGGATCTGAGCACCGTGGAAGCCCTA ACAAACTTAAAAAATCTGAAGAGTCTGGACCTCTTCAACTGTGAGATTACCAATCTAGAAGATTACAGAGACAACATATTCCGGAAACTTCCTCAGATCATTTATCTAGATGGATTTGATCAGGAAGATAATGAAGCACCTGACTCCgaagaggaggatgatgaag AGTGTGAGGAATATGAGTATCCCGAAGATGAAGATGATGAAGCTGGGCCTCCTGGAGAatatgaagaggaagatgaagaggAGGGCGAGTCTGATTtaggagaggaagaggaagaagtagGGCTGTCGTACTTGATGAAAGAAGAAATCCAT GATGAGGAGGACGATGATGATTATGTGGAAGATGGTggtgaaggggaggaggaagaggaagatgatGAAG AAGAGGAGGAAGCCGTCGAACGGGGAGAGAAAAGAAAACGAGAGGCAGAAGACGAAGGGGATGAAGACGAGGATTGA